The SAR324 cluster bacterium genome includes a region encoding these proteins:
- a CDS encoding transmembrane 220 family protein — translation MLTKSILWKVVTILMTGLLLLSALVQWNDPDPFRWIVCYTLTALLSGFSLVRQLPWWLPLVWAAVVLLASLAVGREFLMTEEQFDWGSFWNVVAMKNEAVELGRELGGLLFVTGWMTVLAWLLRKS, via the coding sequence TTGCTCACCAAGTCAATCCTCTGGAAAGTCGTCACGATCTTAATGACAGGACTCCTGCTTTTGAGTGCTTTGGTTCAGTGGAACGATCCAGATCCGTTTCGCTGGATTGTTTGTTATACCCTAACTGCATTACTTTCTGGCTTCTCACTAGTCCGTCAACTCCCCTGGTGGTTGCCCTTGGTTTGGGCTGCTGTGGTCTTGTTGGCTAGTCTAGCAGTTGGCCGTGAATTTCTGATGACTGAAGAGCAGTTCGACTGGGGTTCATTCTGGAACGTAGTCGCTATGAAGAATGAAGCTGTTGAATTGGGCAGAGAATTGGGAGGTTTATTGTTTGTGACAGGATGGATGACCGTTCTCGCTTGGCTATTGAGGAAGTCTTAA